A single window of Bordetella genomosp. 11 DNA harbors:
- a CDS encoding ArsR/SmtB family transcription factor, whose amino-acid sequence MGYISAMESTFSIVAEPNRRAILGLLLSSERSVGDIERELHLSQPSVSKHLRVLRDAGFVESRIEAQRRLYRLRPEPLMELDAWLAPFRRYWSRQLDALEQHLDRME is encoded by the coding sequence ATGGGTTATATATCTGCCATGGAATCCACTTTCTCTATCGTCGCCGAGCCCAATCGGCGCGCCATCCTCGGTCTGCTGTTGTCCTCGGAACGCTCCGTCGGCGACATCGAGCGCGAGCTTCACTTGTCGCAGCCCTCCGTCTCCAAGCACTTGCGCGTGCTGCGCGACGCCGGGTTCGTGGAATCGCGCATCGAGGCACAGCGGCGGCTGTATCGATTGCGGCCGGAGCCCCTGATGGAACTGGACGCATGGCTCGCACCGTTCCGGCGCTACTGGTCCCGGCAACTGGATGCCTTGGAACAGCACCTGGACAGGATGGAATAG
- a CDS encoding SRPBCC family protein, whose product MSSRESYEPGPAGGAEIHKDGEKWTLVVVRDLRHPPDKVWRAITEPEHLRAWAPFDSDRSLGAMGTAQLSTVGTPAPHITETQVKRAEAPKVLQYSWGGNDMRWELEPLAGGGTRLTLWHNIDRGFISMGAAGWHICLDVLDRFLAGRPIGRLVGPDALKFGGWQRLNAEYAKQFGIEPPSWPPKTAA is encoded by the coding sequence ATGAGCAGCCGTGAATCCTATGAGCCCGGTCCCGCCGGCGGTGCGGAAATCCATAAGGATGGGGAAAAGTGGACGCTCGTCGTTGTCCGCGACCTGCGCCATCCCCCGGACAAAGTCTGGAGGGCAATCACGGAGCCGGAACACCTGCGCGCATGGGCGCCCTTCGATAGCGACCGCAGCCTGGGCGCCATGGGTACGGCCCAGCTTTCCACCGTCGGCACACCCGCGCCGCACATTACCGAAACGCAGGTAAAGCGCGCCGAAGCGCCGAAGGTTCTGCAATACAGCTGGGGCGGCAACGATATGCGCTGGGAACTGGAACCGCTGGCTGGCGGCGGCACCCGGCTTACCCTGTGGCACAACATCGACCGTGGTTTCATTTCGATGGGCGCCGCGGGTTGGCACATCTGCCTGGACGTCTTGGACCGGTTTCTTGCCGGTCGGCCGATCGGCCGCCTGGTCGGCCCGGATGCCTTGAAGTTCGGCGGCTGGCAGCGGTTGAATGCCGAGTATGCGAAGCAATTCGGCATCGAGCCCCCCAGCTGGCCGCCCAAGACGGCAGCTTGA
- the norR gene encoding nitric oxide reductase transcriptional regulator NorR, with protein MPARTQHPLLGAITPLVADLARELAPAERYRRLLDALRALLPCDAIGLLRLEGDALIPLAMEGLSPDAMGRRFRLDQHPRLRALLEADGAMRFPPDSGLPDPYDGLVAEGGELHVHDCMGCVIAVGQRKWGLLTLDALQAGRFSEEDLGVLDVFAGLAAATVTVAARIEQLAVTAEDERRRAESYRLAAAEPSRRLTGQSSAFRRLTKDVEMVAASELTVLITGETGVGKELVAQALHAGSPRAGKPMISVNCAALPDNLIESELFGHVRGAFSGAVQDRRGKFELAHGGTLFLDEVGELPLSAQAKLLRVLQSGQLQRVGSDREHQVDVRLIAATNRDLAEEVRARRMRADFYHRLSVYPLRVPPLRERGRDVLLLAGAFLEENRARLGLGAVRLQPEAHAVLQHYGWPGNVRELEHVISRGVLKALGRHAERPRILTVTPDDMDIEQPDAPRAGLPAALSATLGNSLPAILARQAPGADALPLQQTLQAVEQATIESCLARHGNNWSAAARELGVDRANLRRRAARLGIPVQGKPGRPRRAKPSSTGS; from the coding sequence ATGCCCGCCCGCACCCAACATCCCCTGCTTGGCGCCATCACTCCCCTGGTGGCCGATCTGGCGCGAGAGCTCGCGCCGGCAGAGCGCTATCGCCGGCTGCTGGACGCGCTGCGCGCCTTGCTGCCTTGCGATGCGATCGGCCTGCTGCGTCTGGAGGGCGACGCCCTGATTCCCCTGGCCATGGAGGGCCTTAGCCCCGACGCGATGGGCCGTCGGTTCCGCCTGGACCAGCATCCCCGCCTGCGGGCCTTGCTGGAGGCGGACGGTGCCATGCGTTTTCCGCCGGATAGCGGCCTTCCGGATCCGTACGATGGACTGGTGGCGGAGGGCGGCGAGCTGCACGTACACGATTGCATGGGATGCGTCATCGCGGTCGGTCAGCGCAAGTGGGGCCTGCTGACCCTGGACGCATTGCAGGCAGGGCGGTTTTCCGAGGAAGACCTGGGTGTGCTGGATGTCTTCGCCGGCCTGGCCGCGGCTACCGTCACCGTGGCGGCCCGTATCGAGCAACTGGCCGTCACCGCCGAGGACGAACGGCGACGGGCGGAAAGCTACCGCCTGGCGGCCGCCGAGCCATCGCGTCGCCTGACCGGCCAAAGCAGCGCTTTTCGCCGCTTGACGAAGGACGTCGAGATGGTCGCCGCCAGCGAGCTTACGGTGCTGATCACCGGCGAGACGGGGGTGGGCAAGGAATTGGTCGCGCAGGCCTTGCACGCGGGCTCGCCCAGGGCGGGCAAACCGATGATCAGCGTCAATTGCGCCGCCTTGCCGGACAACCTCATCGAAAGCGAACTCTTCGGCCATGTCCGCGGCGCATTCTCGGGCGCCGTCCAGGACCGGCGCGGCAAGTTCGAGCTGGCGCACGGCGGCACGCTGTTCCTGGACGAGGTCGGGGAATTGCCGCTCAGTGCGCAAGCCAAGCTGCTCCGGGTGTTGCAGAGCGGCCAGTTGCAGCGCGTCGGTTCCGATCGCGAGCACCAGGTCGATGTACGCCTGATCGCCGCCACCAACCGCGACCTGGCCGAGGAAGTACGTGCCCGCCGCATGCGCGCGGATTTCTATCACCGGCTCAGCGTCTACCCGCTGCGCGTGCCGCCGCTGCGCGAACGCGGCCGCGATGTATTGCTGCTGGCCGGGGCCTTCCTCGAAGAGAACCGCGCCCGCCTGGGGTTGGGCGCGGTGCGCCTGCAGCCTGAGGCGCACGCCGTCCTGCAGCACTATGGCTGGCCGGGCAATGTGCGCGAACTGGAACACGTGATCAGCCGCGGCGTGTTGAAGGCGCTGGGCCGGCATGCGGAACGGCCGCGCATCCTGACCGTTACGCCGGACGATATGGATATCGAGCAGCCTGACGCGCCGCGCGCAGGCCTGCCCGCGGCCCTGTCCGCCACGCTAGGGAATTCGCTGCCGGCCATCCTGGCGCGTCAGGCCCCCGGCGCCGATGCCTTGCCATTGCAGCAGACCCTGCAAGCCGTGGAGCAAGCCACGATCGAGTCCTGCCTGGCCCGCCACGGCAACAACTGGAGCGCCGCCGCCCGCGAACTGGGCGTGGACCGCGCCAACTTGCGCCGCCGCGCCGCGCGCCTGGGCATTCCGGTGCAGGGCAAGCCGGGACGGCCGCGCCGGGCCAAGCCGTCATCTACCGGGTCGTGA
- a CDS encoding HlyD family secretion protein — protein sequence MPVSAGSPDSPTAPAGTPTAGTAPVGTAPAVSAPAPRPRSRSRRTILLGAGALAIAAALAWGAHWWLVGRYIESTDDAYLQADSVTIAPKVSGYVTQVYVADNQAVRAGDPLVRLDDRQYRAAQDQARATVDARQADIERAQAEIRQQNANVTQAEAQERVARLNASHAEDEVRRYRPLAATGAETSERLSSLSNQRDQARATLAANEAAVQAARAQIAVSEAQIAQARAQLEAAQASARQADLDLRDTVVRATLSGNVGDRTVRVGQYVQPGTRMMTVVPVQDIYLEANFKETQIGRMRPGQPVTLHIDALPGRDLAGVVDSFSPGTGAQFALLPPENATGNFTKIVQRVPVRIRVVADADTRGLLVPGLSVTADVDTRNAGPTSSQVAARHG from the coding sequence ATGCCCGTATCCGCAGGATCGCCAGATTCCCCGACCGCCCCGGCCGGCACACCAACCGCCGGCACCGCACCTGTCGGCACCGCACCCGCCGTGAGCGCGCCCGCGCCGCGGCCGCGCTCACGCAGCCGGCGCACCATCCTGCTGGGGGCCGGCGCGCTTGCCATCGCCGCCGCTCTTGCCTGGGGCGCCCACTGGTGGCTGGTGGGACGCTATATCGAAAGCACCGACGACGCCTACCTGCAGGCCGACAGCGTGACCATCGCGCCCAAGGTCAGCGGCTATGTGACGCAGGTCTATGTCGCCGACAACCAGGCCGTCCGGGCGGGCGACCCGCTGGTGCGGCTGGATGACCGCCAATACCGTGCGGCCCAGGACCAGGCACGGGCCACGGTCGATGCGCGCCAGGCCGACATCGAGCGCGCCCAGGCGGAAATCCGCCAGCAGAATGCCAATGTGACGCAGGCCGAGGCACAGGAACGCGTGGCGCGGTTGAACGCCAGCCACGCCGAAGACGAAGTGCGCCGCTACAGGCCGCTGGCCGCCACCGGAGCGGAAACCAGCGAACGGCTTTCGAGCCTGAGCAACCAGCGCGACCAGGCGCGCGCGACGCTGGCGGCCAACGAGGCCGCCGTCCAGGCGGCGCGGGCGCAGATCGCCGTCAGCGAGGCACAGATCGCCCAGGCGCGCGCGCAGCTGGAAGCGGCCCAGGCCAGCGCGCGCCAGGCCGACCTGGATCTGCGGGATACGGTGGTGCGCGCCACGCTGTCCGGCAATGTGGGCGACCGTACCGTGCGCGTGGGCCAGTATGTGCAACCGGGCACGCGCATGATGACGGTGGTGCCCGTCCAGGACATCTACCTGGAAGCGAATTTCAAGGAAACGCAGATCGGCCGCATGCGTCCGGGCCAGCCGGTGACGCTGCACATCGATGCCCTGCCCGGCCGGGATCTGGCCGGGGTGGTGGACAGCTTCTCCCCCGGCACGGGCGCCCAGTTTGCCCTGTTGCCGCCGGAGAACGCGACCGGCAATTTCACCAAGATCGTGCAGCGCGTGCCGGTGCGGATCCGCGTGGTCGCGGATGCGGACACGCGCGGGCTGCTGGTGCCGGGGCTGTCGGTAACCGCCGACGTCGATACGCGCAATGCCGGGCCGACGTCCAGCCAGGTGGCGGCTCGCCATGGCTGA
- the hmpA gene encoding NO-inducible flavohemoprotein: MLDSNQLAIIRATVPLLETGGEALTTHFYKIMLDEYPEVRPLFNQAHQASGAQPRALANGVLMYARNIDRLQALAPLATQIVNKHVSLQVLPEHYPIVGTCLLRAIREVLGAAIATDEVIAAWAAAYRQLADMLIQAEAAAYDAREQEAGGWRGARPFIVTRKAAESAEITSFYLRPADGGALLAYRPGQYLGLRLDVDGQEIRRNYSLSRAPDGSQYRISVKREPGGVASNFLHDRIAEGDTLDVFPPAGDFVLREGDRPLALISAGVGVTPVLAMLEDALRDGERPVHFIHYARNGDVHAFGDYVDQLAARYPRLRHYVCYEDAEGAARRPDAVGRAHAEQLRQWLPFPADLDAYFVGPRPFMSFMKKTLAALGVPESQSRYEFFGPAGAL, from the coding sequence ATGCTCGATTCGAACCAGCTCGCCATTATCCGTGCCACCGTGCCCCTGCTCGAAACGGGCGGCGAGGCACTGACCACGCACTTCTACAAGATCATGCTGGACGAATATCCGGAAGTACGGCCGCTATTCAACCAGGCGCACCAGGCCAGCGGCGCGCAGCCGCGAGCCCTGGCCAATGGCGTGCTGATGTACGCGCGCAATATCGATCGCCTCCAGGCCCTGGCGCCGCTGGCGACGCAGATCGTCAACAAGCACGTGTCCTTGCAGGTCCTGCCCGAGCACTATCCCATCGTGGGGACGTGCCTGCTGCGGGCCATCCGCGAAGTATTGGGCGCGGCCATTGCCACGGACGAAGTCATCGCCGCATGGGCGGCCGCCTATCGCCAACTGGCCGACATGCTGATCCAGGCCGAGGCGGCCGCGTATGACGCGCGCGAACAGGAAGCGGGCGGCTGGCGCGGCGCGCGGCCCTTCATCGTGACCCGCAAGGCCGCCGAGAGCGCCGAAATCACGTCGTTCTACCTGCGTCCGGCCGATGGCGGCGCCCTGCTCGCCTATCGTCCGGGCCAGTATCTGGGCCTGCGGCTGGACGTCGACGGCCAGGAGATCCGCCGCAATTACTCGCTGTCGCGCGCGCCCGACGGCAGCCAATACCGCATCAGCGTCAAGCGGGAGCCGGGCGGCGTCGCCTCGAACTTCCTGCACGACCGGATCGCAGAAGGCGATACCCTGGATGTATTTCCGCCCGCGGGAGACTTCGTGCTGCGCGAAGGCGACCGGCCGCTGGCGCTGATCAGCGCCGGCGTGGGAGTGACACCCGTGCTCGCCATGCTGGAAGATGCCTTGCGCGACGGCGAGCGGCCCGTGCACTTCATCCATTACGCGCGCAACGGCGACGTCCATGCCTTTGGCGACTACGTCGACCAGCTGGCCGCGCGCTATCCGCGCCTGCGTCATTACGTCTGCTACGAAGACGCCGAGGGCGCGGCACGCCGGCCCGACGCCGTGGGCCGGGCCCACGCGGAACAGCTGCGCCAGTGGCTACCCTTCCCCGCCGACCTGGACGCGTACTTCGTCGGCCCCCGGCCTTTCATGTCCTTCATGAAGAAAACGCTGGCGGCGCTGGGCGTGCCGGAATCGCAAAGCCGCTACGAATTTTTCGGTCCGGCCGGCGCGCTGTAG
- a CDS encoding DUF1615 domain-containing protein: protein MDSLEVRPKLDAIRPPTAIARRHPRQDAARTPWRTMHCRLATAGAAIGALLILAGCATKRPEPAPRDPDRIRADVVRRLPAGVGDAAGWARDIQVAVTAQDIPATPANLCAVIAIIGQESSFRADPAVPGLPKVARDEINRRAASMHVPGILVDAALGIKSPNGKTYSQRLDGVRTERDLSDMYEDFIGMVPMGRQLFGGLNPVHTAGPMQVSIDFAEAHAGGYPYSVQQGIRKEVFSRRGGIYFGTLHLLGYPAHYDALLYRFADYNAGWYASRNAAFQNAVSRATGIPLALDGDVLRENSIEPGETERALRALRSRLDMSDDAIRRDLRAGDRLDFEDTLLYRRVFDIADKAAGARLPRAVLPRITLQSPKITRKLTTAWFAERVNTRWKQCMERDG from the coding sequence ATGGATAGTCTGGAAGTACGACCGAAGCTGGATGCGATAAGACCGCCCACCGCCATCGCGCGGCGGCACCCGCGCCAGGATGCGGCGCGAACCCCCTGGCGCACGATGCACTGCCGCCTGGCCACGGCTGGCGCGGCGATCGGCGCGCTTCTGATACTGGCCGGCTGTGCGACCAAGCGGCCGGAACCGGCGCCACGCGATCCCGACCGCATACGCGCGGACGTCGTGCGGCGCCTGCCGGCCGGCGTCGGCGATGCGGCGGGCTGGGCACGCGACATCCAGGTCGCCGTCACCGCCCAGGACATCCCGGCCACGCCCGCCAATCTATGCGCGGTCATCGCGATCATCGGGCAGGAATCCAGCTTTCGCGCCGATCCCGCCGTGCCCGGGCTGCCGAAGGTGGCGCGCGACGAAATCAACCGCCGCGCGGCCTCCATGCACGTGCCCGGCATACTGGTCGATGCGGCCCTGGGCATCAAGTCGCCCAACGGCAAAACCTACAGCCAGCGGCTGGACGGCGTGCGCACCGAGCGCGACCTCAGCGACATGTACGAGGACTTCATCGGCATGGTGCCGATGGGACGCCAGCTGTTCGGTGGGCTGAATCCCGTCCACACCGCCGGCCCCATGCAGGTCAGCATCGATTTCGCCGAGGCGCACGCGGGCGGGTATCCGTATTCCGTGCAGCAGGGGATACGCAAGGAAGTCTTCAGCCGCCGGGGCGGCATTTATTTCGGCACGCTGCACTTGCTGGGCTATCCGGCGCATTACGACGCCCTGCTATACCGCTTCGCGGACTACAACGCCGGCTGGTATGCCAGCCGCAATGCCGCTTTCCAGAACGCGGTCAGCCGCGCCACGGGCATTCCCCTGGCGCTGGACGGCGACGTGCTGCGGGAAAATTCCATCGAGCCCGGCGAAACCGAGCGTGCGCTGCGCGCGCTGCGTTCGCGCCTGGACATGAGCGACGACGCGATCCGGCGCGACCTGCGCGCCGGCGACCGCCTCGATTTCGAGGATACCCTGCTCTATCGGCGCGTCTTCGATATCGCTGACAAGGCAGCCGGCGCCAGGCTGCCGCGGGCCGTGCTGCCGCGCATTACCCTGCAAAGCCCGAAGATCACCCGCAAGCTCACCACCGCCTGGTTCGCCGAACGGGTCAACACGCGGTGGAAGCAATGCATGGAGCGCGATGGTTGA
- a CDS encoding DUF1801 domain-containing protein, producing the protein MKSREPLMKTGGRQDAPSRLIDARIEELGDWRGAMLARIRALIKQADPDVVEEWKWRGVPVWSHNGIICTGETYKNAVKMTFAKGAALADPAGLFNSSLDGNTRRAIDFHEGDGIDEKALEALIKAAVALNTARRA; encoded by the coding sequence ATGAAATCCAGGGAACCGCTCATGAAGACAGGTGGCAGGCAGGACGCTCCCTCACGCCTTATCGACGCGAGGATCGAGGAACTTGGCGACTGGCGCGGCGCGATGCTCGCGCGCATCCGTGCCCTGATCAAGCAGGCCGATCCCGACGTGGTGGAAGAGTGGAAGTGGAGAGGCGTGCCGGTGTGGTCGCACAACGGCATTATCTGCACCGGCGAGACCTACAAGAATGCCGTGAAGATGACTTTCGCCAAGGGCGCCGCCCTGGCCGATCCCGCGGGTCTGTTCAATTCAAGCCTGGACGGCAATACCCGGCGCGCCATCGATTTCCACGAAGGCGATGGCATCGACGAAAAGGCCCTGGAGGCGCTGATCAAGGCCGCCGTGGCGCTGAATACCGCACGCCGCGCCTAG
- a CDS encoding CerR family C-terminal domain-containing protein: MNDTKRVRRPAGSGYARGDETRLRIIEAAIERFGESGFGGASTRDIAAHAGVNAPALQYYFESKEGLYRACAEHIADSARAAFEPALEQARAVLADGSDTEALIDAFIRIQDCIADRMFRASCGPDQRLFFAREQAGHEPPIATDILQERLRKPLNDICMALVARIAGTSVDDPRTMVRVFSLHGQLLIFHTAKRGALSLLGWQEIDSARAELVKETVREQSRTLLRLWHAGASAGMRGKATGRAARAPRKTASKR, from the coding sequence ATGAACGACACAAAGCGCGTCCGGCGCCCCGCCGGCAGCGGTTATGCAAGGGGCGACGAAACCCGCCTGCGCATCATCGAGGCGGCCATAGAACGCTTCGGCGAGTCGGGTTTCGGCGGCGCCTCGACGCGAGACATCGCCGCGCATGCCGGCGTCAACGCCCCGGCGTTGCAGTACTACTTCGAAAGCAAGGAAGGGCTGTATCGCGCCTGCGCCGAACATATCGCCGATAGCGCGCGCGCCGCTTTCGAGCCGGCGCTGGAGCAGGCTCGCGCCGTCCTGGCGGATGGGTCGGACACCGAAGCGCTGATCGACGCTTTCATCCGTATCCAGGACTGCATCGCCGATCGCATGTTCCGCGCGTCGTGCGGCCCGGACCAGCGGCTGTTCTTCGCGCGCGAGCAGGCCGGCCACGAACCGCCGATCGCCACCGACATCCTGCAGGAGCGCTTGCGCAAGCCGCTGAACGACATCTGCATGGCACTGGTGGCGCGCATTGCCGGCACCTCCGTCGACGACCCCAGGACCATGGTGCGCGTCTTCTCATTGCACGGACAATTATTGATATTCCACACGGCCAAGCGGGGCGCGCTCTCGCTGCTGGGATGGCAGGAAATCGACTCCGCGCGCGCGGAGCTGGTCAAGGAGACGGTGCGCGAGCAGAGCCGCACGCTGCTTCGGCTGTGGCATGCCGGCGCATCGGCGGGCATGCGCGGCAAGGCTACGGGGCGCGCCGCACGGGCACCGCGCAAAACCGCGTCGAAACGCTGA
- a CDS encoding MDR family MFS transporter, protein MAEAPSAAATPAHSPAAEPRASAADWIAVAGGALGALMATLDISITNSALPQIQGSIGATGTEGTWISTGYLMSEIVMIPLAAWLTRVFGLRNFLLGNALLFALFSVMCGLSHSLPQMIAGRIGQGFTGGAMIPTAQTIIRTRLPRAQMPIGMTMFGLIVLLGPLLGPVVGGWLAENVSWTWCFLVNLPVCAALVALLLGGLPAEPPRWPEFRKADWLGIVGLAIGLSSLTVVLEEGQRERWFDSTMIVTLTFVTLAGFVLIAVSQLTASRPILRLSLLRNPRYASVILIVVAVGAGLYGVSYLVPQFLSLIAGYNAQQSGAVMLVAGLPSFLMMPLLPRLLGKVDFRILVIGGLLMFAGSCLLDVGLTAQSVGHDFYGSQFLRGIGQILAMMPLNQASMAAVSREESGDAAGLYNMARNLGGSVGLSLIGIVIDRRNTFHDHMLRESLTANSVLGQDRIAANTANWFSQTGDMAYAHMRALGQLAAQIQQQAAVMTYSETFYLLALALLACVPLALLLRTPRGTGTPGAGH, encoded by the coding sequence ATGGCTGAAGCGCCCTCCGCTGCGGCCACGCCGGCGCACTCGCCCGCCGCCGAACCGCGCGCCAGCGCGGCCGATTGGATCGCGGTCGCCGGCGGGGCGCTGGGCGCGCTCATGGCGACGCTGGATATTTCCATCACGAACTCCGCCCTGCCGCAGATCCAGGGCTCCATCGGCGCGACCGGTACCGAAGGAACCTGGATCTCGACCGGCTATCTGATGTCGGAGATCGTCATGATCCCGCTGGCGGCCTGGCTGACGCGCGTCTTCGGGCTGCGCAACTTCCTGCTGGGCAATGCCCTGCTGTTCGCCCTGTTTTCCGTGATGTGCGGTCTTTCGCACAGCCTGCCGCAAATGATCGCCGGCCGTATCGGCCAGGGGTTTACCGGCGGCGCGATGATCCCCACCGCGCAGACCATCATCCGCACGCGACTGCCGCGCGCCCAGATGCCCATCGGCATGACGATGTTCGGCCTGATCGTGCTGCTCGGGCCGTTGCTGGGGCCCGTGGTCGGCGGCTGGCTGGCCGAGAACGTCAGCTGGACCTGGTGCTTCCTGGTCAACCTGCCGGTTTGCGCGGCGCTGGTGGCCCTGCTGTTGGGAGGCCTGCCGGCGGAACCGCCACGCTGGCCTGAATTCCGCAAGGCGGACTGGCTGGGCATCGTCGGCCTGGCCATCGGCCTGAGCAGCCTGACGGTGGTGCTGGAGGAAGGCCAGCGCGAGCGCTGGTTCGATTCCACGATGATCGTCACGCTGACCTTCGTGACACTGGCCGGCTTCGTGTTGATCGCCGTGTCGCAATTGACCGCGTCCAGGCCCATCCTGCGCCTGAGCCTGCTGCGCAATCCGCGCTACGCCAGCGTCATTCTCATTGTCGTGGCCGTGGGCGCCGGCCTGTATGGGGTTTCCTACCTGGTGCCGCAGTTCCTCAGCCTGATCGCCGGCTACAACGCCCAGCAATCCGGCGCGGTGATGCTGGTGGCGGGGCTGCCCTCCTTCCTGATGATGCCGCTCTTGCCGCGGCTGCTGGGCAAAGTGGACTTCCGCATCCTGGTAATCGGCGGCCTGCTGATGTTCGCGGGCAGTTGCCTGTTGGACGTCGGCTTGACGGCGCAAAGCGTGGGGCATGACTTCTACGGTTCGCAGTTCCTGCGCGGGATCGGCCAGATACTGGCGATGATGCCGCTGAACCAGGCATCGATGGCCGCCGTATCGCGCGAGGAATCCGGCGATGCGGCGGGCCTGTACAACATGGCGCGCAACCTCGGCGGCTCGGTCGGACTGTCGCTGATCGGCATCGTGATCGACCGGCGCAATACCTTCCACGACCATATGCTGCGCGAATCCCTGACGGCCAATTCGGTACTGGGCCAGGATCGTATCGCCGCGAATACGGCCAACTGGTTCTCGCAGACCGGCGACATGGCGTATGCGCACATGCGGGCGCTCGGCCAATTGGCCGCGCAGATCCAGCAGCAGGCCGCCGTGATGACCTATTCCGAGACCTTTTACCTGCTGGCGCTGGCCCTGCTCGCCTGCGTGCCGCTGGCACTGCTGCTGCGCACGCCGCGCGGTACCGGTACGCCCGGCGCCGGCCATTGA
- a CDS encoding efflux transporter outer membrane subunit, translating into MPMSLRNPMPSIPLTASDLPASPTIRSAGRGRPVRAAAIVLAGGLALSACTVGPDYRGAPDAAPNAARQADFVRTPRDAVTIGHAISKWWLALNDPQLDTLIDQALAHNPDVHAAQARLRASRAQLQQTTANGMPTVDALGAAVRTRSPDLSALSQGSQDGGSGSGGSSGRGPVQFYTAGFDASWELDLFGGTRRAVEAASAEADAVQADLADTQVSLAAEVAQAYVSLRDEQQRLGLAQRSAELQQRMLDLTEQRRARGTAADVDIDRLSTQVSTTRATLVPLEAQIDESLDRLAVLTGREPGALDQALGAHAPLPALPGQVTISDPAAMLRQRPDIRAAERRLASANAQIGEHTADLFPKVTLFGDISFSASSPGHLTRKENFSWLGVPYLQWNILDFGRTRGAIDAAEATRDEARAKYAHTVLAALQDANTALSRYGHQREHLVRLRQVRDYAERSAELTRQRYSAGVATLIDLLDTQRSEFAAQQDVVAAQAELLQDFVSLQKSLGLGWQAG; encoded by the coding sequence ATGCCTATGTCACTGCGCAACCCCATGCCTTCCATCCCGCTTACGGCGAGCGACTTGCCCGCGAGCCCGACGATACGTTCCGCGGGCCGCGGCCGCCCGGTGCGCGCCGCGGCGATCGTCCTGGCCGGCGGCCTGGCGCTGTCGGCCTGCACGGTGGGCCCGGACTATCGCGGCGCCCCCGATGCCGCGCCGAATGCGGCAAGGCAAGCGGACTTCGTGCGCACGCCGCGCGACGCCGTCACCATCGGGCACGCGATCAGCAAGTGGTGGCTGGCGCTGAACGACCCTCAACTGGACACCCTGATCGACCAGGCGCTGGCGCACAACCCCGACGTGCATGCCGCGCAGGCGCGGCTGCGTGCGTCCCGTGCGCAATTGCAGCAAACCACGGCCAATGGCATGCCGACCGTGGATGCCCTGGGCGCCGCGGTACGCACGCGCTCGCCCGATCTATCGGCCTTGAGCCAGGGCAGCCAGGACGGCGGCAGCGGCTCCGGCGGTTCGTCGGGCCGAGGCCCCGTGCAGTTCTACACCGCGGGCTTCGACGCCTCGTGGGAACTGGACCTGTTCGGCGGCACGCGGCGCGCCGTGGAGGCCGCGTCCGCCGAGGCCGACGCGGTACAGGCGGACCTCGCGGACACGCAGGTGTCGTTGGCGGCCGAGGTGGCGCAAGCCTACGTCAGCCTGCGCGACGAACAGCAAAGGCTGGGCCTGGCCCAGCGCTCGGCCGAGTTGCAGCAGCGCATGCTGGACCTGACCGAACAACGCCGCGCGCGTGGGACGGCGGCCGACGTGGACATCGACCGGCTATCCACGCAGGTCTCGACGACACGCGCGACGCTGGTGCCGCTGGAAGCGCAGATCGATGAATCGCTGGACAGGCTGGCGGTACTGACGGGCCGCGAACCCGGCGCGCTGGACCAGGCGCTGGGCGCCCATGCCCCATTGCCCGCGCTTCCAGGGCAAGTCACGATCAGCGACCCCGCTGCGATGCTGCGGCAACGCCCCGATATCCGCGCCGCGGAACGCCGGCTGGCATCGGCCAATGCCCAGATCGGCGAGCACACGGCGGATCTTTTTCCCAAGGTCACGCTGTTCGGCGACATCAGTTTCAGCGCCTCCTCGCCGGGCCACCTGACCCGCAAGGAGAACTTCAGCTGGCTGGGCGTGCCCTATCTGCAGTGGAACATCCTGGATTTCGGGCGGACGCGCGGCGCCATCGACGCGGCCGAAGCGACGCGCGACGAGGCACGGGCGAAGTACGCGCACACGGTGCTGGCCGCCTTGCAGGATGCCAATACGGCCCTGTCCCGCTACGGCCATCAGCGCGAGCACCTGGTGCGGCTGCGCCAGGTGCGGGACTATGCCGAGCGCTCCGCCGAGCTGACCCGGCAGCGCTACAGCGCGGGCGTCGCCACGCTGATCGATCTGCTCGACACCCAACGCAGCGAATTCGCCGCGCAGCAGGATGTGGTGGCGGCCCAGGCGGAGCTGCTGCAGGACTTCGTGTCGCTGCAAAAGAGCCTGGGCTTGGGGTGGCAGGCCGGTTGA